Within the Heterodontus francisci isolate sHetFra1 unplaced genomic scaffold, sHetFra1.hap1 HAP1_SCAFFOLD_2286, whole genome shotgun sequence genome, the region ttctagagaagagaGTGCCAGTCTGTTCAGCCTTCCCTGATATATACTGTCAGTCCTTagtatcatccttataaatctttgtTGCACTTTCTCTAGTGCCTCGATACCTTTTCTATAACATGGGGATCAGAACAGTTTACAGTGCTGcagctccaagtgcggtctaaccaaggttccagacaaataacttctctgcttttcaattctatccctataAGAATGAGCCCCAGtgcataattttattttatttttaaatcgtCTTAATCTGTGCCACTGCTTTTAGTGATTAATATTACCCAAGCAGTATACTGAGGGTCTAAACGGGGTAATGGAGCAGAGGCATCTAGTGGTACATATTTACAAATCATTAAAAgagtgatgcaggttaataaggccataaaacttGATGTTTCTAGTTCCAGGGGCACCAACTGGTATCTGGAACCTCACCTCAAATATTTGAAAGAGAGATCAAGAGCAGACAAAGTAAATCAGGGAAGTGGAGGGTTGGAGGAGAAGCCACTAAACAGCAGGAACCAGAAATCGGGCCAATTGTTCTGCCCCATTCCCCAGGGACAGTCCCACTGTCACCCGAGCAAAGGTCACCAGGCTGAGCACTGGTCAAGGAACCAACCTGGGTCAGGTCCCACTCAGCACACTATCCAGTGCCTGTATTCCCACTGGCACCTTCTGAGGGGATgccaagaaagaacttgcatttttatagcgccatTCACATCCTTGGGACGTCCTAAAGCGTTACAATTAATGAAATACTTATCGTAgcacagtcactgttgtaggaaatgcgcagccaatctgtgcacagcacgttcacacaaacaacaatgtgataaggaCTAGATaattttttagtttttttagttttagagatacagcactgaaacaggcccttcggcccaccgagtctgtgccgaccatcaaccacccatttatactaatcctacactaattccatattcctaccacacccccacctgtccctatatttccctaccacctacctatactaggggcaatttctaatggccaatttacctatcaacctgcaagtctttggcatgtgggaggaaaccggagcacccggaggaaacccacgcagacacagggagaacttgcaaactccacacaggcagtaccaggaattgaacccgggtcgctggagctgtgaggctgcagtgctaaccactgcgccactgtgccgccctatcgagTTCCcaaacctggataatatccaggcttgggctgataagtagcaagtaacattcgcgccacacaagtgccaagcaatgaccatctccaacaagagagaatctaaccaactcccctggaCGTCCAAAGGTATTACCATCGTTTaatccgctatcaacatcctgggggttaccactgatcagaaactgaactggaccagccacataaatactgtgactacaagagcaggtcagaggttgggaattctgaggtgagtaactcacctcctgactcccgaaagcctgtccaccatctacaaggcacaagtcaggagtgtgatggaatactctccacttgcctggatgggtgcagctccaacaacactcgagaagctcaacaccatccaggacaaagcagcccgcttgattggcaccccatccacaaacattcactccctccaccaccgatgcacagaggcaggagtgtctaccatctacaagatgcactgcagctacgcaccaaggctgcttagacagcaccttccaaacccgcgacctctaccaactagaaggacaagggcagcaaatgcatgggaacaccaccacctgcaagttcccctccaagtcacacaccatcctgacttggaactatatcgccattccttcactgtcactgggtcaaaatcctggaactcccttcctaacagcactgtgggtgtacctacctcacatggactgcagtggttcaagaaagcatctcactaccacctcctcaagggcaattagggatgggcaataaatgctggcctggccagcgacgcccacatcccatgaacaaataaattttaaaaatctgtttttgtgatgttgactgagggataaatattggtcaggacactggggagaactcccctgctctccttcaaaacagcagctaatttgcacacagcaagctcccacaaacagcaatgtgataaatgacaagataatctattttttgactgaaggataaatattgaacaggacaAGGGGGGAGAGCTCTCCTGTTTTGTCCCACACAGTGCAATGAGATCTATTATGTTgataaatgtggcagccaatttgtgcacagcaagatcctacaagcacaaaaatgtaaaagatcccattacattatttgaagaacaggggagttctacctggtgtccaacatttattcctcaaccaacttcACGAAAACAGATGATCCAGTCATTTAACTCAtcgttgtttgtgggaacttgccgtgtttcttacattacaacagtgactacacttcaaaagagtacctcattggctgttaagcactttgggaagtTCCGAAGAGgtaaaaggcgctacagaaatgtaaGTCTTTTATTGTGTGAGAGCCTATACATTGCTTCAGACAAAGCCTTGATGCTTGAATTCGCCCTGCTCCACCTCACTGACCTCGAGTCACCATATTCCACCCACTGGTACATTTCCACACGACGCTGCAGCTTAACCACGTGGACCGAAATCCCATAGTTTGGGTCGTACAGTGGCTGCAAGAAAGGAAAACACAACAGCTGTGAGCAAGGCACCTCCCGAATGCTCCTCGCTGGATCCCGAGTACCATTGAACCCAGAGAGTCACAATAGATTCTGCAAACCAAATAGCAAACTCTCCActgcaacaacaataacttgcatttatatagcacctttaacatagtcaaaatatcccaaggtgcttcgcaggagcggTTATCAAATAAAATGTGTCACGGAACCACCTGAGGCGAACACAGGTTGACGGAtagaaaacttggtcaaagaggtggggcttaaggagcaccttaaaaggaaaggtagagaggtggaaaggtgtagggagggaattgcagaactTAGGGTTCAgggaactgaaggcacggccgccaatggtggagcaattaaaatcggggatgtacgaggcaataattggaggagtgcagatagctcagagggttgtagagctggagaagattagggagtggtgaggccatggagagatttgaaaacaaggatgagaattttaaaattgcagtGTAGGCCCTGCAGAGACTAATAAGTCTCCCTGAAGAGACGAGTTGGGTCTAGACTGTAGCCCAAACCCCCAGCACGGGGGTTCATGCTAATAAATCAGCAGCACCAATGGGACAGAACAGGAAATGGCACAAGGTGCCACAGAAAGTGGGCCATTCGTGAGGGGGGAGGGCAAGAAGGACAATGTCACACGTGATaatcggggagtggggggggggggggttacaccTTCTACTCATTACACAGGGGCAGCAATTACACCCAACTAGTCCATCCCTTTTAGATAGATCTAAAACCCACCCGCAACCTCTCCCCAAACacccaatcccaccctctccccatatccctcagcggTCCCTTCTTACACCGAACCTCCTCAGGTTTAACTTGTCTCCCTCGGGATTTGAACCCATTACCACAGGGAACTATTTTTTTCGAAACAGAATATTCCTCACTCACTTGCATTGTCATAAGGGATCCCGACAGATGCACCAATTTCCCGTCATTTTGAGGTAATGGAGTGAAGACGTCATTCAAGATCACCACAAGGGAAAGGCCCTCTTCCAGGGAATTCCGAGTCCTGACGCATCTTCCCTGCACAAAAAGGAGGGTTAAATGCCATTGATCGTGAGTGAGGTGTGGAGGAGAAACGGGAACAAGAGGAAGTCACTCGCTGCTGGGCACAACAGATGAAGTCAGTAAcaacctttttaaaaattcattaactggatgtgggtgtcactggccaggccagcatttattgcccattcctcactgcccttgagaaagtggtggtgagctgccttcttgaaccgctgcagtccacatgggggaaaggcctgctcaagtcacaaaagaaAACCCCGACCTGAAccagacagaaccacatcggacccgagcccaacctggcccgagtccctccatttccccccgcgcccgacccgacccccggaatgttcccttcacttaccttctgactcccaatcttcaggaagctgcagcgtgagcgtgatgacgtcatagagatgctcactgcgcagactcagggtTTCAttctttgacgtcccggactcccagctcaggtaagttttttttactttaaacacttacctgcaattcttgctgtgtgtgtctgacctggacccggcccgactctgaaagccggacccggaggAGCAACCCGGCACAACCCGGACCCAACAcacgtcgtcgggttcgggtcgggtagcaggcctttaatgtggggtgggttcacccacagtgctgttaggaagggagttccaggattttgacccagtgacagtgaaggaacggcgatatagttccaagtcaggatggtgtgtgacttggaagggaacttgcaggtggtgatgttcccatgtgtctgctgcccttgtccttctaggtggtagaggtcgcgtgtttggaaagtGCTGGAGAAGGAGCCTTGCACATAAACTTGCATTATAAAGCACCATTAATGAAATAAAATATCCCAAACCACTTCACAGGTATGTAAATCAGATAACAAGTGACaccgagccaaataaggagataataggacaggtgaccaaaagcttggtcaaagaggtaggttttaagcagcaccttaaaggagagagaagtagagaggcggagaggtttagggaggggattccagagcttagggcttaggcagctgaaagcaggaccaccaatggtaaagtgattaaaaatcagggatgctcagatATCGCggagggttgtggaggtggagcagCGATAGGGAGgacacgaggccatggagggatctgaacgagtggatgagaattttaaaaatcgatgcattgccagactgggagccagtgagcacagggatgataggcaaCATTCCTTCTAATTTTACTTGTGCTTGTAGTATATTCCGGATTACTGCTCTGCCaacaccaaccacccccccaccctcccacccacaTAGCTTAGAGGGAACACTGGTGATACGTGACTAGGACTTGGTGAgtgttaggatacaggcagtagaGGTTTGCAACAGCTCAAGTTGTTGGAGGGTGGAAGGTGGCAGGCCAAACAGAAGAGttttggaggtaacaaaggcatggacaaaGGTTTCAGCaatggatcagctgaggcaggggcagagacaagcgatgctatggaggtggaaataggtggtcttagtaatggCACGGACGTGGAGTCAAAAGCACAGCTCTGGTCAGTCACACATCCAACACAGGACCCGAAAGAGATCAGGCATACGCATTCTCACCCTTCAGAAACGATGGTAATGTTGAAGGACCACATGCTCTAGATTCATTTTGGCCCCTTCAGCTTTCTCAGTCAACATTTCTCTGTTGACTTTGTTTATATTATTGAGACATTTGAGCAATAAACAGGATAAAACCCACAGTGCAGGATGCCAGACAAGGTTAGTGGTAGTGCAGGGCATGGTATTGATAagaagattagagaagcatgggtaatacagtattcacgggtgatttcaatctgcctatagactgggtaaacctaatgagcactaatgctgtggaagacGAGTTTCTGGAatctgttagggatggttttctacagtagtatgttgaggaaccgactagagaacaggctattttaaatctagtattatGTCATTACGGCtgcttaataatcttgttgtaaaagaaaccTTAAGGATAATATTGTAGAatgttacattatgtttgaaagtgaggtagttcaatctgaagccagtgtgttaaatttgaacaaaggaaattatgaaggtatgagaggcaaattggctgaggtggattgggaaaatacattaaaaggtatgacagtacataggtaatggatagtctttaaagaattattacatagtttacagcaactatacattccttcaaggcacaaaaaccccaaaaagaaaaggcagttaaccgtggataacaaaggaagttaagaattgtataagattaaaagaaaaggcctataaagttggcagaaatggtagtaaacctgaggattgggaggattttagaatacagcaaaggaggacgaagaaacagaTAAAggtagggagaatagaatatgaacagcaaaaaacataaaaacagactgtaaaagcttctataggtacatagaaagaaaacgtttggcgaagacaaatgtgggtccattacaggcagagtcaggagaatttataatggggaatagagaaatggcaaagaaactaaatgATTGCTTTATGTCTTTCTTCACTGAGGAAGCTACAAGAAAttccccagaattagagatccaagggattagggagaatgaggaattgaaggaaattagtattagtaagaaggttatattggagaaattaatggggctgaaggttgataattccccgaggcctgatattctacatcccagagtgttgaaaaaagtagctatggagatagtggatgcatcagTGAAcatcttctaaaattctatagattctgaaaccgttcctgcaaattggaaggtagaaaatgtcaccccactatttaagaagggagggagagagaaaacaaggaactacagacctgttagccttacatcagtactagagaaaatgctggagtctattctaaaggatgtgataaatggacacttggataataatgatctgattgggcatagtcaacatggatttataaatgggaaattatgtttgacaaacctgttggagttttttgaggatgttactaacagaaataataaaggggagtcggtggacgtggtatacttggattttcagaaggcttttgataaagtcccccacaggaggttggttagcaatattaaagcacatgggataggaggtaatatactggcagggattaaggattggttaacagtcagaaagcagagagtaggaataaacgggtcattcttgcgttggcaggctgtgactagtggggtaccgcagggatcagtgcttgggccccagctgttcacaatatatatatcaataatttggatgtggagaccaaatgtaatatttccaagttcacggatgacacaaaactaggtgggaatgtgtgttgtgaggaagatgcaaagtggcttcaaggggatttggataggcttagtgagtgggcaacaacatggcagatggaatataatgtggaaaaatgtgaggttatccactttggtaggaggaacagatgtgcagagtatttcttcaacggtaagagattagaaagtgcagatgtacaaagggacctgggtgtccttgtcaataggtcactgaaagctaacatgcaggtgcagcaagcaattaagaaggctaaggtatgttagcctttatcgcaagaggatttgagtacaggagtagtgaagtcttgcttcaattgtatagaaccttggttagaccgcacctgcagtactgtgtgcagttttggaccccttaccttaggaaggatattattgccattgagggagtgtaaggaaggttcaccagacttgttcccgggatggcgggactgtgaagagagattgggaaaactgggcctgtattctctagcgtttcgaagaatgtgaggtgatctcattgaaacctacaaaatacttaaagggatagagtgTAGAtctaggtaagatgtttcccctggttggggagtctagaaccaggggacacaatttcaaaataagggggaagccacttaggacagagatgaggagaagtttttttactgacagggttgtaaatctttggaattctctaccccagacggctgtggaagctcagtcattgagtatgtttaaagtagagattgacagatttctaaatacaaatgacagaaagggatatggggatagtgtggggaaaaaggcattgaagtggatgatcagccatgatcatattgaatggctgggcaggcttgatgggctgaatggcctactcctaagttcaaacagcaatgtgataatgatcagataatctgttttaatgatgtcagttgagggataaacacCACCCCAAGACATTCTGGAGAgctcccagctcttcttcaaaatagcaccatgggatctttcacatccacccgagATGTGGCACtctatagtgcagcactccctcggtactggcactgggagtgtcagcctggattacgagCTCAAAAATCAGAGATTCATGGAatagacagcacagaaggaggccattcagcccatcaagaccgCATCACCTCTTTTGTAGAGCAATTCAGTTAATTCCACTCTCCCACCCTTTCCCCTCATCCCTGCaattttctctttcaagtatttatccaattctcttttgaaggataCTATTCAAtctatttccaccaccctatcaggtagcgcattccaaatcctaaccactcaatgtgtaaaaaactttttccctcatgtcacctcttgttcttttgccaatcaccttaaatctgtgtcctctggttatcaacccttcagcaatggaaacagtttctctttacttattggatctaaacccttcatgattttatcgaatctcctctcagccttctccgcctGGAGAACCCCAGATTTTATTttaaggtggtggcgagccaccttctcgaacacaactgagtggcttgctggaccatttgagagggcagttcagagtcaaccacattgttgtgggtctggagtcacctataggcagacagtagatttccttccctaattgacgttactgaaccagttgggtttttatggcaatttgatagtttcatggtcaccattactgagactagctttttattccagatttatttaattaactgaatttaaattccccagctgctatgatgggatttgaattcatgttgcCAGATTGTTAATCTAAGCCTCTGGATTTAATGCATAACATAACGAACTGTGCGATCATACCCCGGTTGCTCTCAGTAACTGGAAAAGCtcacccttcccccgccccccgtaacattctagtaaatctcttctacaccctctccaaagcatcgacatccttcctacagtgaggtgcccagaattggacacaatactccagctggggcctaatcagtgttttagaaagatttagcataacattttttttattcgttcatgggatgtgggcgttgctggccatttattgcccatcccaaattgcccttgagaaggtggctttTATACTCCATGTTTCTATTTATAAAGCGAAGCATCCCacgtgctttgttaacctgtcctgccacagggacttgaacccaccaccttctgactcagtgacAAGACAGAGCTACCCACTGAGTTATGCCCACGCCACTGTAACAGATGCCTGTCCAGAGATCAGCAAGCAGCCCAATCCCTGCACCTACCTCATTGGTGAagaggagatagaaagagaaaagGAAGGCAATCAGTCCCACCAGCATGCCCCCCGTGGTCTCCCCAAGACGCTCCAAGAAGCCCGGTTTCCTCTGAGTTGTGACCTTTACATGCTCATCCCTGTTGTTCCCTGAGTGCTGCAAAAACAGGACAGAGGATCAGTCAATACAACTTAAACAAGAACCATCAATGCAGATGAAAATACAAGGCATTTAAACAGTGGTGATCCAATTTTTAttactgggatgtgggcattgctggcaaggttgaCATTTCCAGTTGCCTTGAGAAGGTCCTGCGCTGCTGGAAGCAGGTGTAACACACACTGaggggtttgattttttttttactcattcatgggatgtgggcatcgctggccaggccagcatttattgcccatccctaattgcccttgagaaggtggaggtgagctgccttcttgaaccgctgaaattcatgtggggtaggtacccccacagtgctagcggttagatacaactgagtggcttgctaggccatttcagagggcatgtaagagttaaccacattgctgtgggtctggagtcacatgtaggccagaccaggtaaggacagcagatttccttccctaaaggacattagtgaaccagatgggtttttacaacaatcgacaatggtttcatggccatcattagactagctttaaattccagatttattaattaaattcaaattccaccttctgctgtggtgggattcgaacccttgtctccagatcaataccctgggtctctgggctactagtccagcgacaattccactacgccactgcctccccaacgggggagttaagaggcaaccacattggagTGGGACTGCAATCACATACAGGCCGGTGTAAGGTCATTCCAGTTGGGCTTTTAGAAGAATCCAGCAGCTTTGATagtcacaaacaaaaacaagaaatgctggaaccactcagcaggtctggcagcatctgtggaaagagaagcagagttaacgtttcgggtcagtgacccttcttcggaactgacaaatattagaaaagtcacagattataaacaagtgaggtgggggtgggccaagagataacaaaggagaaggtgcagattggaccaggccacatagctgaccaaaaggtcacggagcaaaggcaaacaatatgttaatggtgtgttgaaagacaaagcattagtacagattaggtgtgaatatactgaatattgaacagcagcaagtgcaaacctgaaaaaaaacctgaaaaaaacagtgggtaagcaaactgaacaaactaagatgaaatgaaataaatgcaaaaaaaagatagtaaaaaatgtaaaaaagaatgtaaaaaaaaggaagaaaaaataactaaaaatgaaagtaaaatggggggctgtcatgctctgaaattattgaactcaatgttcagtccggcaggctgtagtgtgcctaatcggtagatgagatgctgttcctcgagcttgcgttgatgttcactggaacactgcagcaatcccaggacagagatgtgagcatgagagcaggggggagtgttgaaatggcaagcaaccggaagctcagggtcctgcttgcggactgagcgaagatgttccgcaaagcggtcacccagtctgcgcttggtctccccaatgtagaggagaccacactgtgagcagcgaatacagtatactacattgaaagaagtacaagtaaatcgctgcttcacctgaaaggagtgtttggggcctgggatagtgaggagaggggaggtaaatgggcaggtattacacctcctgcgattgcaggggaaggtgcactgggacggggacgaggtggtgggggtaatggaggagtggaccagggtgtcgcggagggaacgatcccttcggaatgctgacaggggaagggaggggaagatgcgactggtagtggcatcacgctggaggtggcgaaaatggcggaggatgatcctttggatatggaggctggtgggatgaaaagtgaggacaagaagggtcactgacccgaaacgttaactctgcttctctttccacagatgctgccagacctgctgagtgattccagcatttcttgtttttgtttcagatttccagcatccacagtattttgcttttattttatagctTTGATAGTCATTTTGTTTCTCTCTGGTACTGACCGATATATGCCCTGATTTATTCAATCCGCTCTCCCactgtggaatttgaattcatggGCTCTAGGTTTAACAGTCCAACACCACAACCACTGCAAAGCAGTTCTTCACAATCCATTATCTTGATAGaatatggtgggggtggggggaagtggcgGGGGTGCAAGGTGAGGGGGCTGCAGGACCTTGGTTAGCCACTTCCTAACAAGTGGGGAGCGTTGGGGGGGAGAAAATATCAAAGCTGACAGTCACTGTGCCCAGGAGGAGGGAAGCTTTGTTTTCTCAAATACAAAGCTTTGCCACGTAGGCTGGGCTGTAACAGTAAAAGCCgacagaacccccttccccagggAACATCTAGGAACAACTTCACATTACAGAAACACAGCAAGGTTTCCAATTCCAGCTCACATTAATCACCAAACAACACATTTACAAAACTGAATCTGTCGTTTTTAACTTACATTAGCTCTCGCCATCGTCTACCTCCCAATAACACTGAACTACACACAAGACCCTATCAATACTGAACTCTGCCTCTCCAGCACCTTCACTTCCGGCTTCTGCTTGAAGGATACATTGCACGCATGCACAACCATGGAGGAGGGCGGTGCACGCTGGGAGTTGTAGTCCTCTCCCGGTGGCTGCTGGGTGTTGTAGTCCTCCAGCAGCTTCTGCTGGTTGCCATGGCAGCAAAGTTTAGCCAGGGATAACTCCAGTGAATAACAGAACCTAATACACAATTATTAAAATACTTTATTGAACTATATTATCTCATATTGATTTTATTACACAGTTTAAGGAGTTGACTGAATATAGGGACATAAAAGAGACCTCAATATTTAAATATGAGGGATTAAtgtgcccttctgcttggaatgatgcaacttctttggtctgagtctaaccttgctgcacaccagggagtggttggtgtcgcagtccgcactgtggaagctgcgtgtgatttgaacactgtttaaggcggctcgccttgtgacaatgaggtctagctggtgccaacgacgtgatcttgggtgcctccatgaaacctggtga harbors:
- the LOC137364674 gene encoding transmembrane protein 43-like yields the protein MARANHSGNNRDEHVKVTTQRKPGFLERLGETTGGMLVGLIAFLFSFYLLFTNEGRCVRTRNSLEEGLSLVVILNDVFTPLPQNDGKLVHLSGSLMTMQPLYDPNYGISVHVVKLQRRVEMYQWVEYGDSRSVRWSRANSSIKALSEA